tttttccaaaaataacttaaaaattaaGCAAGtcatagacagaaaaaaaattgaactcaTGCTTTTCGATTATAATTTTGAATTCTGTCATCTGCACCCTCTACACAGACAATTACAGCTACTATGAAAGTCCAGCAATCGGTACGTAAGCTGACTCCTTATACTCTTTATGTAAAAAACCAGATATATAGATAATAAACATTAATTAATGGTACTCTGGTAGGTGACATATAGTATAAAATGCAGGTTCACTGATACATCTGTGTAAGAAACAGACTGGTTCACTTTTAGTTGTCTGTTGTCAGGGATGAAACCGTTTTCTAGTAAGCCCTTTGTATCTGTTGACTGTGAAAAACATGGAGAATTGCCatttaaaacctgaaaaaaatagtATTGTAATAACAAAACACAAATTGTTACGAAAACATGTATTTGCCTAAAATTCTAAATACTAAGAAATACACATAAGTAgacttttgtattttcttttttcttttataaaaaagtaagaaaataaagtCTGAGTTCTAGCTTTAGATATctatgaaaagaaacagaaatctatttcaaaataaaagttaTCTTCACAGTGCTTACAATTGCTTTCTGCCTCTGTCTCTCCCTTTGTTTGGCCCTTTCAGATTCCCGTTTTTCATACTCTTTGCGGTATTCTTCCCTCTTCAGCCTTTCATGCTGATATTCCTCATAGCTGTCATATCTAGGAAACATAACTTAGTCATTAAATCAGGCACCTGCATTTGTGAATGTAAAATTAGTAATACAGTTTCTGCAAAGCTTCATTATCTCTTGAGAACCAGCTGAAAAGCCAACCAAACGCACACAAAATACTCTACCTGGGTCTGCGACTGCACGGTGATCTGGATCGCGATCTTGCATGTGAGGGAGAACTTCTGTGTGCTCGGTGTCTACAGTGGCTGGACTCATAATAGCAACAAGATCTGCAGGAAGAAACACATTCACTTCTGTCATTCAGTTTGAATCTACTGACACAATTTTCTATCTCTTCCCTGAACTTAAAATTTTTTCTAAGCTACCAGTGAgatttcccagtgacagttcgCTATGTCCTAGTCAACTAAGGGGCCTCAGGTGATTTCTGCCACCCCCAACCCCTTCTGTAATGTTCCTTATTGAGGGTAACACAGAGCAGAGAGTCAGCCACTGTCAACTTCATCTGATAGGGAGTGCAGCTAGATTGGCAGTGGGCAGCTCACAGATAATGGGAAAGGTTAGTTGTGTACATCTCTCACCAATTGCTCTGCCGCTGACCTGACTGCCTCCACTCAGAAAGTGTAAACTTAGCAAATTTAAAGGATAATGGCAACAAGTGTTTCTGTAGAAACCCCGTAACCTTCAGAGTTAATCAGCTCAGGTGCAACAGAATGAGTTGCACTGGATTGAGTTATTTcttgtcttttctctctttcctttagGTTGTTttatggttttgccttttttcttcttattaacTATGAAGATGATATATGAATTTGCTGTACTGTACCTTGAAGAGGATCTGCTACAGGGCGACCTTGATCTCGATCGGGAATATGGAGAACGGGAACAAGACCTGCGTTGAGGAAAGGACCTTGATCTAGAGACTGTCCTTTGGGATCTTTGAGAAAATAAGGATTTGGGTGGAGACACTGAATCTCTGCATGGAGAGTTAAAAGAAGAGCAAGAAGGCGATACATCAAATAATGAATAGGCTTGTGTCCCATCCCAAGGGTAGCATAGTTTATCACTTTCATCTTCACTGTCATCGAAGAGACCATCCATTGCTAGTCCTGAATTTATAAACATAGGTAGTTTGGAGAATTGTTCATTACTGTAATCACTGTCCCTTAGTTCTCTGGTCTTATCTGCTTCTTCATCAAAAACAGCTTGGCTGGGGTGACCAAAATGCTTATTCAGTTCAGCCCGAATTTCCTGGTCTTGGAGCTGTTTTCTGTTATTACCATGGGATCCCTGCTTACTTGTCTGTAAAGTCTCTTTCTTGAAATACTGGTCTTGTTCTAAAGCAGAACAAATCTGGCACTGCCACCCAGGTGAAGAATCCTTACATTCTAGTTGTCTGGAGTCCTGAAGTTCCTGGGATATTTTAATGTGTATTTCCGATTTTGAATTCACAGATTGACAGTAGTCATGGTCACCAAACAGCCGCAAACTGGGCCGTTTTGTCTTTCTCTCCTCATGTCCACTGGACAGTCCTGTAGTCTTGCTAAGCTGTACGTACAGCTCAGACTGTTCTGGACCCTTCTTGGTTGGGTTATTTCcttgagaaccagaagactcactATAGCGGGGCTTTTTGGAAGGTGGTACAACAGTCTTGCATGATGACTTCGGCTTAGGTGAAGTCCTAAAAGGATTATCCTGGTTGGCTTTATGAGGAGGGGTCGTAGGTGGAGTTaggcctgaggggaaaaaaagaaggaacagaATATTTTTAAGCACACATACAATGTTTATAAAGGTGGCTCATGTGTTCCTTTAAAAGAGACACAAAGCAAGACTCATTCTATGTCACTTTAATTTAACACTGTTAATACTGGGAGCAAGAGTTTTTAGGGTACGAGACACCAAAGGTCTGGTAATAACAGCAACAGTACTAATGCACTGCCATTAATCTTCAGCATCAGTTCTGCCCCTCCCCTTCTTCCATGACATACACCTCTCTCTCTGTAGATTTTGACAGAAAAGATCAAGAGATAAAACTCAAAAGACTTTTTTGTTAAAAATCAGAAAAGTTTTTTGATCTAAAAATCAAAAGTCAAAAGAATGGCACCGTCAAAAACCTAAAGAAATTATCAGACAAAAACCTGAATAAAAGCAAGcctgagaaaaataaatgagtgCAACCAAAGGAGCCTCGGTAGGATGCAGAACTTGAATGCAAGGCAGTACAGCGACTCTACAACTCAAATGCAATGACTCTTCGTCTCCACAGTCCATTAACTTAGTAAACCATTGCtaatatatgtataaatacattCTTGCAAGCATAACTAATACATTTTGCCTGAAATGTGGTTCTGCAACTGAAAACCAAGTGAACAGGACAACTGCAACTGTAAATAACCATTGCATTTAGAACTAAGTATTAGTGAGAGTCATGAAGCAGGGAGTCAAAATGAAAAAGATAAGTATTCAAAGACTAAAAATATCAGTAACTACCAGGATTTTTCACATAACTTCAACAGATTATATCGCTATGGTGAGACAAAATTGCAAGAAGGACTAGTGCCCATTTGAGTAAAACCTAGAAATCAAAGTATTTTTTATAAGGGTAGAATATAACTCTCAATATTTTCTGTAGAAATCACGGAAGTTCTTCAGACTTTACAAAAGAGTAACACAGGACACCAGGAGACAGTAACAGCAAATTGCAGCCACTCTTCAGGAAGGTACTTAATATATTATGTCTGAAAAAGTTGCTTCCCTCCAATTGACCCTAATGTAATTTAGAAGTATATATgctcaaaattaaaacaaattaggCTGAGATTAGGGAGTTGTCCTAGATAATCCAGACCACCCTTAAGTGCTCCAGAGGCTGATGCTGCCCAAGATTTCATCTTCTAGCCCAAGCAATGAGGTTTCTATTAATTTCTTAGTGAGAATGAAAAAAGAAGGCAGAGACACTTACAGGAAATGTGTATTTCAAACATGGATACAgaattttgttctgtatttttacCCATGCAACAGCTCAGCGGATCAATGCAAATGGAACATGTTTTATAGTGTTTTGCTGTAAAGAAGGAAAAGTGTCCATCAATGCACAGTGCTCCCTAAGGAGCATAAATGCAGACTGGGAGTCCCATTGCATTAGCTGCAATGAATTTGTTCCGGGAAAAAAGACGACAGGAGTACCAAGGCATGAATACTTGATGTGAGGGAGAAGCTTGATTTTTGTCTGAACATTTGGAAAAAGTGGTTATGAGCTACCATGGATATGTAAAGACTTTGCCTAATGCCACCAAAGTCAGGGAATCGGAGGCAAAGGTAATGAATGACACCTAAAACTCCAGTTACCTCAAATTGGAATTTAATAGTGAAAAAGTTTAGTGCAAAGTCATCACTGTTAAACTGTTTCCTTTGAGTCCTCACCTTTTAATTCCTTCCTGAAAATTTACTTGAGATAGCAGTATGTTTTTCACACCTTGTCCACCTTCTCACTAGCAAATATTTTGACTATCAAATGAATTTTTGGTAAAATGAAGAGAACAGTCCTCTTCAAAATTCTGCAGTAATAATTTCCGGGTTAAAACTTCAGGCTCCGATTCAACAAAGATTTGAGTAAGCAAAGACTCTTTTATATAAAAAAAGCTGTGGGTTTCGTTACTGATTTTTTTGATGTAGTTTTAAAGAAAGAATGAAGCAGAGTAGTAATTCCAGCCCTCACTTCGTTACGACATACAACCACTCCATGTGGTTGCATATTGAAGAATTGAAGAATTTCAGGCAAAGAAGTGCCAGGGATAATCcaatatacaaaataaaatattgtttcaaTTTCCACTTCTTTAAAGCTTAACACAGAGCCCAGTGATTTCCAGAAGCCTAACAAGGAGTCCAACAATCTTTataggagaggggggaaaaaaaacaaaaaaacccatcaaaccacccaaacaaacgcaaaaacaaaaccaaaaaacaaaccaaaaaatcccTTGCAAAAGTACAGGCTGAGCTAAATTTACTGGCACTTCACTTGCTGGCAAAACTGTGCTGGGGACAGTCTAAGAAAGGGCCTCCTCGTGGCATTTTGgcttttttcctggttttcagCAGAAACTGGATAAAAGTTGGAAACAGCAGAAACAGATAAAAGTTGGAAAACATTCATTTAACTTTTGAGCAAatatccatcaggggatggagaagggagTGAAGTTTTGAATCCATGTCACCACTGTGGATTCCACCTTCAGCGTGTCTCGTGACCAGTGTCCAAACCGTGAACTTTGAGAAAACCAGTTGGTTGCACGCTTGTTCATCTTCACACTAAACCCTGGTAATCGTCACCAAGGGCCACGATCCCACATCAACAGCGTTACAATATTCTATAACCGTGGGATTATTTCATACGTGCCGATTTCTCCACCAATGTGTACATTTTAGCGTTGACAGCACAAGGTATATTCTGAGCTCTCTCTTGAACTTAGCAGGTTTTGACAGATTTATGGAAGGACAGATGGCCATTACGGGCTGAAGGCTGACAAGAGGCAGTTCAGAGCATTGTTAACACACTTGCACAAACTCTCAGCAGTGCAGCGCTGTGCAGAATGTAATTCAGACTATAGCTTTTTTATTGCTGCCTATTTTCTTTTGTCAAAAGAGCCTGCTGTGCACAGCAACAAATGGCTGCCATTACCCAGAATGTAATGGGTGTCAGACAAATCACGTAACACAAACAATCAAGAGTATGTAGGTCATATTTCAACAGAGCACAACCTTAGCAATATTTATGATTACTGCATTGAAATGTGCTCTATAATAAACAAGTACCTCTACATCACTCACACTTATGTACTTCTGCACAGCAAATCTGTTAGAAGTGGTACATACTCTACAATCATTCCCCTTAaacagtcttttttctttttaaagtaaaagGCAAGTATTTTTCCATTACATGCTATAAAGCCATTTTCTTTGTAGGGACTTTTCTTTAATTGAATGGCTTTGGTAAATGGTACGTTTGCACTTTGCCTGGCTGTGCCTGTATCCTACGAACTCGCTCGGCGATCTCGCTCACGAAAACAGCACTGCTGCCGAAGCAGCCCCGGCCTCCCTGCGTCTGTGCAACAAAGGTGTCTGCACGCGTGCCGACTCTGCCGCCTTGGCAGAACGGCTTCTTTCAAGGAAGTCTCTGGGAGAGCGAAACTACTTCTGCTACATTTCAAAGCTCCACTAAAAAAACCCTTAGTAACTAATTTAGCTCAGCTGGGCTGATAAATTAGGGGACTGCCTTTGCATAAAACATGGCATCTTGACTTTTAAGGACTGATTTGCAATGCTGTTTTACATAGACACCAATCCTTCTAAAACTCTGTTAGCATTTAAAAGTTTCATGACGTTTGTCGTGCTTTGAGGGGGCTGAGAATTAGTGTCTTCTGGGGAACACAGCCCTGGAACCTTTCTACATCTGCACAGGACTTTGGAGAGGCACTGAAAATTAATTCTTTTGTACCTTTTAAGTTTGAAAATGGATTGTCAAGGGAAACATTATTTAAGGCCACTTAAAACACTGAACACAAGATAACAGCTCAGATCAGTAAAAGAATCAGAAGAGCTTTTGTGTGGCACAAGACTGCAGAAACCAGGAAAATATAATAACATTAAACAGCCATCATATAATAAAAAACTACATGCTCGTCGAGTATTCAGTTTAATCCTGTTGTCAGGGCTGCAGAGAATAAACACAGATGCCTGAAAATATCAAATAATTTACTAGATTTCATTCCCTCTGGACAATTCTGCATCTCACATCTCATTCTATCAGAAATCATTCTAAGGTCAAACAAATTCTTAAACAATGGATTTTAAGTATTTGTTTTGAAAACTAAGAGGGAATACAGATCTAGAGGTGGACAAACAGCAGGGTACAAGTGTCCTCAAGAATGTTCATGAATTCTAAATCACTATTCAAGCTGATTGTGTTCATACagctttcctgtctttttttttttgagaaatcaaaTTTTGCACCCAAGAAAGACCAGTGAGGAGTTTTATGCTCAGGTAAATTACAGGGATTTGTTTGCAAATATGAGACTTTTCAACAAGTCACCTGTTGTAGATAAGAAGGTAGAAATAGCCTTCCAGTTACTGATTGAGACTTAAGCATGTAAACGCACTTTGTGCACTTACATGATGGTTTCAACTATTTAGGAGTGAAGGCTTAAAAAGACACCaagagaacagagagagctgaatTTCAAACATTCAGGAGCCACACCATCCAACTTCTGGCATTTAGAAGTCCAGCAGAAAGTCTGAGACAATCACGGGGGAGACCTCAATCACTAAGAGACATACAGTCACTCCAGAGGGTGAGTAATCCTCCTGGGCCCTGTGCTTGCAGGTCCCCCTCAGCTTGACTAGTAACTAAGGGGAAAGATGTCAACGTCCCAAGCTCCTGGAAGACATCAGAGAGGTTCCAGCCCACAGCCCCTTAGCAAGGTGCTGCTAACAGAGCCAGCTGTGGAAACAAGCTGAGAAGGACCTCTTGCAAGCCTCTTACTCAGAATGAAACTTGTCTTTTACACAGAAATTTCATTCACTACATTATCACCACCTAGACTCCCTCCATATCATGATGTTCTGGTCCATCTTCCTCAGAATAGCACCAGAAATCAGCTGCAGCAGTTGGGATTTTAGATAGCAATGGACCTATTCCTCTACCAGAGGCCATTTATTTTAAGTGCATTCAAAGAATTCTTATGTGTGTCTTGAAAACGCTTAAAAACATACTTGTTCCTTCCAAGTTGAGAAATCAAAGTTTTGACAGTTTAGGGAGGACAAAGTTACATTCTAGACTACTAACAAATGCATTCTAAAGCAAGATAGAGCATCAATAAGAGAATAGTTTCAGTTTGACTTTAGATACATGAATCCAAATTGTGTGTGTGACGAAGATTGATGGCTCATGTGtgaaatgcttttatttatttatttttctactctACAGTTAATTCATCAGTGAGGGAACCAATGTTGTTTTCAGCAGAGAGATCAAGGGAGCTgctatttatattaaaatactttgTGCTTCGATAGTGCGAGCAGCACTGCTAATGGTCTTTTCAATTCAGCAGTGAGATCAAGGCAACTCCTATTTAAATTATAATAAATAGTGCTTGTACAGTGCAAGCTGCCCGATATAAGGACACTGAGCAATGCGGTTATCTGGATATAATTTGGAGTTGCCAGGGTCTTACTAAAG
This genomic stretch from Patagioenas fasciata isolate bPatFas1 chromosome 4, bPatFas1.hap1, whole genome shotgun sequence harbors:
- the PPARGC1A gene encoding peroxisome proliferator-activated receptor gamma coactivator 1-alpha isoform X4 translates to MCLWLPAAWLKKLLLAPANTQLNYNECSGLSTQNHANTNHRIRTSPVVVKTENSWSNKAKSICQQQKPQRRPCSELLKYLTTNDDPPQTKPAENRNSSKEKCTSKRKPHLQTQTNHLQAKPTSLSLPLTPESPNDPKGSPFENKTIEQTLSVELSGTAGLTPPTTPPHKANQDNPFRTSPKPKSSCKTVVPPSKKPRYSESSGSQGNNPTKKGPEQSELYVQLSKTTGLSSGHEERKTKRPSLRLFGDHDYCQSVNSKSEIHIKISQELQDSRQLECKDSSPGWQCQICSALEQDQYFKKETLQTSKQGSHGNNRKQLQDQEIRAELNKHFGHPSQAVFDEEADKTRELRDSDYSNEQFSKLPMFINSGLAMDGLFDDSEDESDKLCYPWDGTQAYSLFDVSPSCSSFNSPCRDSVSPPKSLFSQRSQRTVSRSRSFPQRRSCSRSPYSRSRSRSPCSRSSSRSCCYYESSHCRHRAHRSSPSHARSRSRSPCSRRPRYDSYEEYQHERLKREEYRKEYEKRESERAKQRERQRQKAIEERRVIYLGKIRPDTTRTELRDRFEVFGEIEECTVNLQDDGDSYGFITYRYTCDAFAALENGYTLRRSNEPDFELYFCGRKQLCKSNYADLDSNSDDFDPASTKSKYDSMDFDSLLKEAQRSLRR